A region of Plantactinospora sp. BC1 DNA encodes the following proteins:
- the leuA gene encoding 2-isopropylmalate synthase, with translation MAQPAGTTTDGDPIARQRPSRMPFQRYQPYHQQFAIDLPDRQWPTRRIEAAPRWCAVDLRDGNQALIDPMSPERKRRMFQLLVQMGYKEIEVGFPSASQTDFDFVRQLIEQDLIPEDVTIQVLTQCREHLIDRTFEAIRGARRAIVHFYNSTSTLQRRVVFGLDRAGITDIATSGARLCQKYHEIHAPDTDVFYEYSPESYTGTELDYALEVCAAVIEVIDPTPDRPLIINLPATVEMATPNVYADSIEWMHRNLPRRESVILSLHPHNDRGTGVAAAELGLLAGADRVEGCLFGNGERTGNVDLVTLGLNLFSQGVDPEIDFSDIDEIKRAVEYCNQLPVHERHPYAGDLVYTAFSGSHQDAINKGFDALHADAEAAGVPVDRFGWAVPYLPIDPKDLGRTYEAVIRVNSQSGKGGVAYIMKTEHHLDLPRRLQIEFSGVVQRVTDDGGGEVEPGRMWRLFAEEYLVDQQREPAVQVEGYTIGTADGKVEIEVGARFGGESRSLSATGNGPIDAYVNALQALDVRVRVLDYHEHAMSSGGDAQAAAYVECEVDGRTVWGVGSDPNIVTASVRAVTSAVNRALR, from the coding sequence ATGGCACAACCTGCCGGCACCACCACCGACGGTGATCCGATAGCCCGGCAGCGGCCCAGCCGCATGCCGTTCCAGCGTTACCAGCCCTACCACCAGCAGTTCGCGATCGACCTGCCCGACCGGCAGTGGCCGACCCGGCGCATCGAGGCGGCGCCCCGGTGGTGCGCGGTCGACCTACGCGACGGCAACCAGGCCCTGATCGACCCGATGTCGCCGGAGCGCAAGCGGCGGATGTTCCAGCTCCTGGTGCAGATGGGCTACAAGGAGATCGAGGTCGGCTTTCCGTCGGCCAGCCAGACCGACTTCGACTTCGTCCGGCAGCTGATCGAGCAGGACCTGATCCCGGAGGACGTCACCATCCAGGTGCTGACCCAGTGCCGGGAGCACCTGATCGACCGCACCTTCGAGGCGATCCGGGGTGCGCGGCGCGCGATCGTGCACTTCTACAACTCGACCTCGACGCTCCAGCGCCGGGTCGTCTTCGGGCTGGACCGGGCCGGGATCACCGACATCGCCACCTCCGGCGCCCGGCTGTGCCAGAAATACCACGAGATCCACGCCCCGGACACCGACGTCTTCTACGAGTACTCGCCGGAGTCCTACACCGGGACGGAACTCGACTACGCCCTGGAGGTCTGCGCCGCGGTGATCGAGGTCATCGACCCGACCCCGGACCGGCCGCTGATCATCAACCTGCCGGCGACCGTCGAGATGGCCACCCCGAACGTCTACGCCGACTCGATCGAGTGGATGCACCGCAACCTGCCCCGGCGCGAGAGCGTGATCCTCTCCCTGCACCCGCACAACGACCGGGGTACCGGGGTCGCCGCCGCCGAGCTGGGGCTGCTGGCCGGGGCCGACCGGGTCGAGGGCTGCCTCTTCGGCAACGGCGAGCGCACCGGCAACGTCGACCTGGTCACGCTGGGGCTGAACCTCTTCTCCCAGGGTGTCGACCCGGAGATCGACTTCTCCGACATCGACGAGATCAAGCGGGCCGTCGAGTACTGCAACCAGCTTCCGGTGCACGAGCGGCACCCGTACGCGGGTGACCTGGTCTACACCGCCTTCTCCGGTTCGCACCAGGACGCGATCAACAAGGGCTTCGACGCGCTGCACGCCGACGCGGAGGCCGCCGGGGTGCCGGTCGACCGGTTCGGCTGGGCGGTGCCCTACCTGCCGATCGACCCGAAGGACCTGGGCCGCACCTACGAGGCGGTGATCCGGGTCAACTCGCAGTCCGGCAAGGGCGGCGTGGCGTACATCATGAAGACGGAGCACCACCTGGACCTGCCCCGGCGGCTCCAGATCGAGTTCTCCGGGGTCGTGCAGCGGGTCACCGACGACGGCGGCGGCGAGGTGGAGCCGGGCCGGATGTGGCGGCTCTTCGCCGAGGAATACCTCGTCGACCAGCAGCGGGAGCCGGCGGTCCAGGTCGAGGGCTACACCATCGGCACCGCCGACGGCAAGGTCGAGATCGAGGTCGGCGCCCGGTTCGGCGGCGAGAGCCGGTCGCTCTCGGCAACCGGTAACGGCCCGATCGACGCGTACGTCAACGCGTTGCAGGCGCTCGACGTCCGGGTACGCGTCCTCGACTACCACGAGCACGCGATGTCCTCGGGCGGCGACGCCCAGGCCGCCGCGTACGTGGAGTGCGAGGTCGACGGCCGTACGGTCTGGGGTGTCGGTTCGGACCCCAACATCGTGACCGCCTCGGTGCGCGCGGTGACCAGCGCCGTCAACCGCGCCCTGCGCTGA
- a CDS encoding nitroreductase family protein: MAQLSPLLATRWSPHAFDPVADLTDAEVASLLEAARWAPSADNTQPWRFLVGRRDDEAFKRILTNLSVGNQRWAGRASALLLGAHATTGPTGGPLPHAAYDLGQAVAHLTVQATALRLYVRQISGFDAAGLRVDLELSAEVRPHVVVAVGRLGDPYSLPEDLRAREIGLRQRRPLAELMLR; the protein is encoded by the coding sequence ATGGCCCAGCTCTCCCCGTTACTGGCGACCCGGTGGAGCCCGCACGCCTTCGATCCGGTCGCCGACCTCACCGACGCCGAGGTCGCGTCCCTGCTGGAGGCGGCCCGCTGGGCCCCGTCCGCCGACAACACCCAGCCCTGGCGCTTCCTGGTGGGCCGCCGCGACGACGAGGCGTTCAAGCGGATCCTGACCAACCTCTCCGTCGGCAACCAGCGCTGGGCGGGACGGGCCTCCGCGCTGCTGCTCGGCGCGCACGCCACCACCGGGCCGACCGGCGGGCCGCTCCCGCACGCCGCGTACGACCTCGGTCAGGCGGTGGCACATCTCACGGTCCAGGCCACCGCGCTGCGCCTCTACGTACGGCAGATCTCCGGCTTCGACGCCGCCGGGCTCCGGGTCGACCTGGAACTCTCCGCCGAGGTACGCCCGCACGTGGTGGTCGCGGTCGGCCGGCTCGGTGACCCGTACTCCCTCCCCGAGGACCTGCGGGCCCGGGAGATCGGCCTGCGCCAGCGCCGCCCGCTGGCCGAGCTGATGCTGCGCTGA
- a CDS encoding aspartate kinase produces MALVVQKYGGSSVADAERIKRVAERIVAARKAGDDVVVVVSAMGDTTDELLDLANQVSPLPPGRELDMLLTAGERISMALVAMAIHNLGYEARSYTGSQAGVLTTSVHGRARIIDVTPGRLRAALNEGAVVIVAGFQGVSQDTKDITTLGRGGSDTTAVALAAALGADVCEIYTDVDGVFTADPRIVPNARHIRTITYEEMLELAACGAKVLHLRSVEYARRAGLPIRVRSSYSTNTGTMVTGSTEDLPVEQALITGVAHDRSEAKITAVGVPDEPGAAARIFETVAAAEINLDMIVQNVSTEGTGRTDISFTLPKTDGPTAMAALSKVQEQVKFKGLLYDDHVGKVSLIGAGMRSHPGVAASFFAALAEAGVNIEMISTSEIRVSVVCRDTDLDAAVRAVHEAFDLGGSEEAVVYAGTGR; encoded by the coding sequence GTGGCACTGGTCGTGCAGAAGTACGGCGGATCGTCGGTCGCCGACGCCGAGCGGATCAAGCGGGTGGCCGAGCGGATAGTCGCCGCCCGCAAGGCCGGCGACGACGTGGTGGTCGTGGTCAGCGCGATGGGTGACACCACCGACGAGCTGCTCGACCTGGCCAACCAGGTCAGCCCGTTGCCGCCCGGCCGCGAACTCGACATGCTGCTCACCGCCGGTGAACGCATCTCGATGGCGCTGGTGGCGATGGCGATCCACAACCTCGGCTACGAGGCGCGCTCCTACACCGGGTCGCAGGCGGGTGTGCTGACCACCTCGGTGCACGGCCGGGCCCGGATCATCGACGTCACGCCCGGCCGGCTGCGGGCGGCCCTCAACGAGGGTGCGGTGGTGATCGTCGCCGGTTTCCAGGGCGTCTCCCAGGACACCAAGGACATCACCACGCTGGGCCGGGGCGGCTCGGACACCACCGCGGTGGCCCTGGCGGCGGCCCTCGGCGCGGACGTCTGCGAGATCTACACGGACGTCGACGGGGTCTTCACCGCCGACCCGCGGATCGTGCCGAACGCCCGGCACATCAGGACCATCACCTACGAGGAGATGCTCGAACTGGCCGCCTGCGGCGCGAAGGTGCTGCACCTGCGGAGCGTGGAGTACGCCCGAAGGGCCGGGTTGCCGATCCGGGTACGTTCGTCATACTCGACCAACACCGGCACGATGGTGACCGGATCGACGGAGGACCTGCCCGTGGAGCAAGCACTTATCACCGGGGTCGCCCACGACCGGAGCGAGGCGAAGATCACGGCGGTCGGCGTACCGGACGAGCCGGGCGCGGCGGCCCGGATCTTCGAGACCGTCGCGGCGGCCGAGATCAACCTCGACATGATCGTGCAGAACGTCTCGACCGAGGGCACCGGCCGGACCGACATCTCCTTCACCCTGCCCAAGACCGACGGCCCGACCGCGATGGCGGCGCTGAGCAAGGTGCAGGAGCAGGTCAAGTTCAAGGGCCTGCTCTACGACGACCACGTCGGCAAGGTGTCCCTGATCGGCGCCGGCATGCGCTCGCACCCGGGCGTGGCGGCCAGCTTCTTCGCCGCGCTGGCCGAGGCCGGGGTGAACATCGAGATGATCTCCACGTCGGAGATCCGGGTCTCGGTGGTCTGCCGGGACACCGACCTCGACGCCGCGGTGCGGGCCGTGCACGAGGCGTTCGACCTGGGCGGCAGCGAGGAAGCGGTGGTGTACGCCGGGACCGGGAGGTAG
- a CDS encoding aspartate-semialdehyde dehydrogenase yields the protein MTTLPTLAVVGATGAVGTVMCDLLSSRKNVWGEIRLIASARSAGQTRMCRGEELTVRELTAEAFDGVDVAMFDVPDEVSAQWAPVAVSRGAVAVDNSAAFRGDRDVPLVVPEINPEQVRNRPKGIIANANCTTLTMIIAVAPLHREYGLRELVLSSYQAVSGAGQVGVDVLHDQLSKIAGDRALGSRPGNVRQAVGDDLGPFPAPVALNVVPWAGSLRDGGWSSEELKLRNESRKILGLPDLKVSATCVRVPVVTGHSVAVHAVFGTEVDAEGAREALRNAPGVILVDDPAAGEFPMPIDAVGTDPSWVGRIRRAVDDPRALDLFVTGDNLRKGAALNTAQIAELLAAEFSAAR from the coding sequence ATGACGACCCTCCCCACGCTCGCGGTGGTAGGGGCGACCGGTGCGGTCGGCACGGTCATGTGCGACCTGCTCTCCTCCCGGAAGAACGTCTGGGGTGAGATCAGGCTGATCGCCTCGGCGCGCTCGGCCGGGCAGACGCGGATGTGCCGGGGCGAGGAGCTGACCGTACGGGAGCTGACCGCCGAGGCGTTCGACGGGGTGGACGTCGCCATGTTCGACGTGCCGGACGAGGTTTCCGCGCAGTGGGCGCCGGTCGCGGTCTCCCGGGGTGCGGTGGCGGTGGACAACTCCGCCGCGTTCCGGGGCGACCGGGACGTGCCGCTGGTGGTGCCGGAGATCAACCCCGAGCAGGTACGCAACCGTCCCAAGGGCATCATCGCGAACGCCAACTGCACCACCCTGACGATGATCATCGCGGTCGCGCCGCTGCACCGCGAGTACGGGCTGCGTGAGCTGGTGCTCTCGTCGTACCAGGCGGTCTCCGGGGCCGGGCAGGTCGGGGTGGACGTGCTGCACGACCAGCTCTCCAAGATCGCCGGTGATCGGGCGCTCGGCTCCCGACCGGGCAACGTGCGGCAGGCGGTCGGCGACGACCTCGGCCCGTTTCCGGCCCCGGTGGCGCTCAACGTGGTGCCCTGGGCCGGATCACTGCGGGACGGCGGCTGGTCGTCGGAGGAGCTGAAGCTGCGCAACGAGTCGCGCAAGATCCTCGGCCTGCCCGACCTGAAGGTCTCGGCCACCTGCGTACGGGTGCCGGTGGTCACCGGGCACTCGGTGGCCGTACACGCGGTCTTCGGCACCGAGGTGGACGCGGAGGGCGCCCGGGAGGCGCTGCGCAACGCCCCCGGGGTGATCCTGGTCGACGACCCGGCGGCGGGCGAGTTCCCGATGCCGATCGACGCGGTCGGCACCGACCCGTCCTGGGTGGGCCGGATCCGCCGTGCGGTGGACGACCCCCGCGCCCTCGACCTCTTCGTGACCGGCGACAACCTCCGCAAGGGCGCCGCCCTCAACACCGCCCAGATCGCCGAACTCCTCGCCGCGGAGTTCTCCGCCGCTCGGTGA
- a CDS encoding diguanylate cyclase, protein MSHDHSRVVRDVTARLPTASTAVEAGQVTVATLGRHTPGRVAVLLWVRDRLRCVAATGSWQVFASVPAGAGTPGRVYASGKTETVPDVTKEPDYVPLRPDVRAEICAPILDRTGQPIGVLDLEWPTTEVDLDAWRHTVERVAALLGTRIGQLGGPPAETRSEKLLRHASALTAAATESDLMTAAVSAARDVSGLSSAVFVLDGTAGPRVATPNLVPDDLESRVHAALAGAGRSVLERLRAHAHVYGASYTLGEGHHPTTPDQDVLIAAGVRTLISVPLGPTEFCGVLLVGDTRSLRPDPTTVNLIELLAAQSWICLERLSGLARLRERASSDPLTGLRHHGSFGERIAESHPGRTALLAVDVDDFKAVNDTYGHQAGDRVLVDLARALQGALRHGDELYRIGGDEFVAVVEVLRPEEAVGIAQRLVEAARRTGRTVSIGVAVQQTGEPPDLTLRRADEALYSVKRDGRDGVRLAAA, encoded by the coding sequence GTGTCCCACGACCACTCCCGCGTCGTCCGCGACGTGACCGCCCGGCTGCCCACGGCGTCCACCGCCGTCGAGGCGGGCCAGGTGACAGTCGCCACGCTGGGCCGACACACTCCGGGACGGGTCGCCGTGCTGCTCTGGGTCCGCGATCGGCTCCGCTGTGTCGCCGCGACCGGATCGTGGCAGGTCTTCGCCTCGGTACCGGCCGGTGCCGGTACGCCCGGCCGGGTGTACGCCTCGGGCAAGACCGAGACCGTGCCGGACGTGACGAAGGAGCCCGACTACGTACCGTTACGTCCCGACGTACGGGCCGAGATCTGTGCCCCGATCCTCGACCGGACGGGCCAGCCGATCGGGGTACTCGACCTGGAGTGGCCCACCACCGAGGTCGACCTGGACGCCTGGCGGCACACCGTCGAGCGGGTCGCCGCGCTGCTCGGTACCCGGATCGGGCAGCTCGGCGGCCCGCCCGCCGAGACCCGGAGCGAGAAGCTGCTCCGGCACGCCTCCGCGCTGACCGCCGCCGCCACCGAGTCCGACCTGATGACCGCCGCCGTCTCCGCGGCCCGGGACGTCTCCGGGCTCAGCTCGGCGGTCTTCGTCCTGGACGGAACGGCCGGCCCCCGGGTGGCGACCCCGAACCTGGTACCCGACGATCTCGAGTCCCGGGTGCACGCCGCGCTGGCCGGCGCCGGCCGATCGGTGCTGGAACGGCTCCGGGCGCACGCGCACGTCTACGGCGCCTCCTACACGCTCGGCGAGGGGCACCATCCGACCACGCCGGACCAGGACGTGCTGATCGCCGCCGGGGTGCGCACCCTGATCTCGGTGCCGCTCGGCCCGACCGAGTTCTGCGGGGTACTGCTGGTCGGCGACACCCGGAGCCTGCGCCCGGACCCGACCACGGTGAACCTGATCGAGCTGCTCGCCGCCCAGTCGTGGATCTGCCTGGAACGGCTGAGCGGACTGGCCCGGCTGCGTGAGCGGGCCAGCTCGGACCCGTTGACCGGGCTGCGCCACCACGGTTCGTTCGGCGAGCGGATCGCCGAGTCGCACCCGGGCCGGACGGCTCTGCTCGCGGTCGACGTCGACGACTTCAAGGCCGTGAACGACACCTACGGGCACCAGGCCGGCGACCGGGTGTTGGTCGATCTCGCCCGGGCCCTCCAGGGCGCGCTGCGGCACGGTGACGAGTTGTACCGGATCGGCGGTGACGAGTTCGTGGCCGTGGTCGAGGTGCTCCGCCCGGAGGAGGCGGTCGGGATCGCCCAGCGTCTGGTGGAGGCGGCCCGGCGTACCGGCCGGACGGTGAGCATCGGGGTGGCGGTACAGCAGACCGGCGAGCCGCCCGACCTCACCCTGCGCCGCGCCGACGAGGCCCTCTACAGCGTCAAGCGCGACGGCCGCGACGGCGTCCGGCTGGCCGCCGCCTGA
- a CDS encoding DJ-1/PfpI family protein, with the protein MHVAIPLYPRYTALDVVGPYTVLAFAPGVTVTMVAAEPGPVVDDRGTMAITATASYAELSRPDVVVVPGGAGTRAALADAALVGWIALAHQYTRWTASVCAGSFLLGAAGLLTGRRATSHWGWLDELRLFDAEPVRERVVRDDRIVTSAGVSAGIDMALTLLAEATDAPTAHAVQLAIEYDPEPPFDAGSPAKAPAPLREAALALIH; encoded by the coding sequence ATGCACGTCGCCATTCCGCTCTATCCGCGATACACCGCCCTCGACGTCGTGGGGCCGTACACGGTGCTGGCCTTCGCCCCCGGTGTCACGGTCACCATGGTGGCCGCCGAACCCGGTCCGGTCGTCGACGACCGGGGCACGATGGCGATCACCGCCACCGCGAGTTACGCCGAACTGTCCCGCCCGGACGTCGTCGTCGTACCGGGCGGGGCCGGCACCCGGGCCGCGCTCGCCGACGCCGCGCTGGTCGGCTGGATCGCCCTCGCGCACCAGTACACCCGGTGGACCGCCTCGGTCTGCGCCGGCTCCTTCCTGCTCGGCGCGGCCGGGTTGCTGACCGGGCGGCGGGCGACCAGCCACTGGGGCTGGCTCGACGAGTTGCGGCTCTTCGACGCCGAGCCGGTCCGGGAGCGGGTGGTCCGGGACGACCGGATCGTCACCTCGGCCGGCGTCTCGGCCGGCATCGACATGGCGCTGACCCTGCTGGCCGAGGCGACCGACGCGCCGACCGCGCACGCCGTCCAGCTCGCCATCGAGTACGACCCGGAGCCGCCGTTCGACGCCGGTTCCCCGGCGAAGGCGCCGGCCCCGCTCCGCGAGGCGGCCCTGGCGCTGATCCACTGA
- a CDS encoding GlxA family transcriptional regulator, whose amino-acid sequence MQRRVVAVTFEGFQNLDLAGPADVFALASLIVGDHRGYRLEVAAVRPGPVTGGNGVTTLAPLALDQVTGPIDTLLVVGGLAAPAHLADRQLVAGISRLAGIADRVSSVCNGALLLGEAGLLDGRRATTHWLAAQELRDRYPAVEVDADRIYVRDGHVWTSAGVTAGIDLALALVTEDHGHEIARHVARGLVVYLHRPGGQSQFSTAMRTPVPRSDPLRELQTFIDANPAEDLSVPALARRAGMSERHFSRLFTEQTGVSPGRYVERSRADAARRLLERTGHPLDRVARESGLGAAETLYRVFRRHWRVAPGDYRRRFRTKQS is encoded by the coding sequence ATGCAACGACGGGTGGTGGCAGTGACCTTCGAGGGTTTCCAGAACCTCGACCTCGCCGGCCCGGCCGACGTGTTCGCGCTGGCGAGTCTGATCGTCGGCGATCACCGGGGCTACCGGCTGGAGGTCGCGGCGGTACGCCCCGGCCCGGTGACGGGCGGCAACGGCGTCACCACGCTGGCGCCACTCGCCCTCGACCAGGTCACCGGGCCGATCGACACCCTGCTCGTGGTCGGCGGGCTCGCCGCACCGGCGCATCTCGCCGACCGGCAACTGGTCGCCGGGATCTCCCGGCTGGCCGGCATCGCCGACCGGGTCAGCTCGGTCTGCAACGGTGCGCTCCTGCTCGGCGAGGCCGGCCTGCTCGACGGCCGGCGGGCCACCACGCACTGGCTGGCGGCCCAGGAGTTGCGCGACCGCTATCCGGCGGTCGAGGTGGACGCCGACCGCATCTACGTCCGGGACGGGCACGTCTGGACCTCGGCCGGAGTCACCGCCGGCATCGACCTCGCGCTCGCGCTGGTGACCGAGGACCACGGCCACGAGATCGCCCGGCACGTCGCCCGGGGCCTGGTGGTCTATCTGCACCGGCCGGGCGGGCAGAGCCAGTTCAGCACGGCGATGCGGACCCCGGTGCCCCGCAGCGACCCGCTGCGCGAACTACAGACCTTCATCGACGCCAACCCGGCCGAGGATCTCAGCGTGCCGGCGCTGGCCCGGCGCGCCGGAATGAGCGAACGGCACTTCTCCCGACTCTTCACCGAGCAGACCGGCGTCTCCCCCGGCCGGTACGTCGAACGCAGCCGGGCCGACGCGGCACGCCGGCTGCTGGAACGCACCGGCCATCCGCTGGACCGGGTGGCCCGGGAGTCCGGTCTCGGCGCCGCCGAAACCCTCTACCGGGTCTTCCGCCGGCACTGGCGGGTCGCGCCCGGCGACTACCGCCGCCGCTTCCGCACCAAACAGAGCTGA